A section of the Falco biarmicus isolate bFalBia1 chromosome 3, bFalBia1.pri, whole genome shotgun sequence genome encodes:
- the LOC130147020 gene encoding uncharacterized protein LOC130147020, which translates to MIKQRAKQELPGQLGAPMAEEKPKYNCTVSEVTIVNLQPEKNPILILPGGKPGSEHRNLGFQPPSPRISEKTLSKGEKKLWPEKVKKEGALSPSLHRANEMCSTENITLKRPVKLAPLEIPLEVKEAQLQRIMSIQREAQMAAQKLTVISSISNEPHVKRVKNLTQGELENLQKIKLSEKASLENKNDALPPKSSKPLGEIQIILPPETTSKLTKQPGVEEAPKTLHKPLIPTLQVSDMHEESNRPDNTPDPCPNASRRRFRVRHMKEPQEDYGKAKPLKVMDASVGEGKQKSPGQRTQKTLSDASKLIENVARKQKERGAKQTEMDEASFMRRQTTRRMALGDIVQVDED; encoded by the exons ATGATAAAACAACGAGCAAAGCAAGAATTGCCGGGCCAGCTG gGTGCTCCAATGGCTGAAGAAAAGCCCAAGTATAACTGCACTGTTAGTGAAGTCACCATTGTGAACCTGCAGCCTGAGAAAAATCCCATTCTCATCTTGCCGGGAGGGAAGCCAGGAAGTGAACATAGAAACCTTGGTTTCCAACCTCCTTCTCCAAGGATTTCAGAGAAAACACTATctaagggagagaaaaaattgtggccagaaaaggtgaaaaaagaagGAGCTTTGTCTCCCAGCCTGCATCGTGCAAATGAGATGTGTAGCACAGAGAACATCACCCTGAAGAGGCCAGTGAAGCTGGCCCCTCTGGAGATCCCTCTGGAAGTAAAAGAAGCCCAGCTCCAAAGGATTATGAGCATCCAGAGAGAAGCCCAAATGGCTGCTCAGAAACTGACGGTAATCAGCTCCATCAGCAATGAACCCCATGTGAAAAGGGTAAAGAATCTGACTCAGGGGGAGTTAGAAAACCTTCAAAAGATAAAGCTGAGTGAGAAGGCTTCTCTGGAGAATAAAAATGATGCCCTACCCCCTAAAAGCAGCAAACCCCTGGGagaaattcaaattattttgcctCCAGAGACAACCTCTAAGCTGACTAAACAACCAGGTGTTGAAGAGGCTCCCAAGACACTCCATAAGCCATTAATCCCCACTCTCCAGGTATCTGACATGCATGAAGAGTCTAACAGACCTGACAACACCCCTGATCCTTGCCCAAATGCTTCTCGGCGCCGATTCAGAGTAAGGCACATGAAAGAGCCCCAGGAAGACTATGGGAAAGCTAAACCCTTAAAAGTCATGGATGCAAGTGTGGGAGAAGGCAAGCAGAAATCTCCAGGTCAACGAACACAAAAAACCCTTAGTGATGCAAGCAAGCTCATTGAAAATGTGgccagaaagcagaaggaacgaggagcaaagcaaacagaaatggaTGAAGCCTCTTTTATGAGGAGGCAGACTACTCGAAGGATGGCCTTGGGAGACATCGTGCAGGTGGATGAAGACTGA